gtaaccttttttacaaactgtagcacaataTCAGTGtttattcatcatttattttATAGCGATCCATGTCAATAGTTGATATTTTTTATacgaaaaatgtattaaatgtacatatttttatttcaaatgtaaccttttaCACCTGTATCGCTATTATTATTATCGCTAATGGACTATTTAAACAGTCAATTAGAAATGAATGGAGACTGTTGATTTAGACATGGTCTATGTCGCCCTCTAGTGGTAAGAAAGGGTAACTAACAGAAACATTGTTGCCAACAATCACACTTAACACTTTATAGGCTATTTGAGCATGAATAACGCTGCTATATTCGCCGTATACTTACATTTCCGAGGCCGTTTACACTAAGAATTACGTGGAAAACGCGACAAACAGGAAAtgatgtcaccaaaataagagcacaggcAACCTGCGTCAGAATAAGACAAAACTAAAACACTTTCTGACAATAGcagaatttgtggtatcatccaaaacttctgtaaagtatcaaagagaagaataagtgattatattttaacagaagtaataaaatattaacaagtagattaataatagacaaaataatagaatgataaatgacaatatgttacgttAATTAGAAGTCTTTGTTTACTTGCTACAAATACAACTTGTATGttccctattttatttaaggacaacattattatttaatagcaataagaaacatgtttggctttattttgacaaaaaatcttaaacatttttttgtgattccctttattttgaaagaatcaaaatacattttgctagCATGACCAAAATATCAGTATCAGGACAAGATTGTCAAAAGGTGTGGAAGTGGTTTCCTTCCTGGTGCAATGAAAGTGTTGCCGCCCTCACCTCAGGTGAAGAATCAGCGACTGAAGGACAAGATCCAGTCCGACGTGGCCGTGCTGGTCCAGTTCCTGCTGGACGAGAGAGACTCCATCCTCGACAGCCTGGACGCCGACGAGGTGGCCGCCGTGGCCACCCTGGAGGACAACCTCAAGGAGGCAGAGGCGGAGGCGGCCGCCGCCACTCAGAGCATCGCCGACATCCTCAACCACATCAACACCAAGACCAGCTTTGAGGTGggtcacacacactcttgtatttcttaccttcttgagacctgaagagaatctacatctactatatgatcatctacatctactatatgatcatctacatctactatatgatcatctacatctactatatgatcatctacatctactatatgatcatctacatctactatatgatcatctacatctactatatgatcatctacatctactatatgatcatctacatctagtatatgatcatctacatctactatatgatcatctacatctactatatgatcatctacatctactatatgatcatctacatcaactatatgatttgcctgagaagcttgacagggcaccaaaaaaataaataaataaatacatttttaaaaataaatttaaaaaatgtgtggcggccttaattctttcgtggcgggccgccacaaataaatgaatgtgtgggaaacactgatacatactatgcacatataaagaaGGTTGTGGTGAAACATTTGTTGGAattccacaagaaaaaggtcacaatttcacaagaaaaacttagaattttggcagtattataataagtcgtaattttactcaacgcatttccaaattttacaagaaaaacggaacatttgtgcaatattatgataaaagttggaattttactcaataacagtcgcaattttacaagaaaaagctttaatctttggcaattttatgaaaagagtcgtcattttgtcacaatttcataagaaaactttaaaatgttggcaatgttataaaaaATAATCTGAAATTTTTATTGGCAAAATGATGatgaaagtcatcattttactcaaaaaatgtcactattttacaagaaccaaaaaaaattggcaatattgtgataaaagtcagaattttatatgacaaatgtcgccattttgcataacattttcataattttacattaaaaaagtaataattttacgagaaaatattgcaatattacagaaacagaaagaatatgagaaattgttcccaattttataagaaaaaagttgacacattgtgaggaaaaagactgcttttagttcatttagttgtttgtaattggttttgaatcttcattatttacttcaagttattacagtatgtctctatttacatatttattttcttttggccaaagggggtgcatttcaatttttttacacacacttgttatttcatatgttgaccagaggggggagcacttttaaaagcgacacacagtcaatgtgaaaaatccctcattttgatggatgtcaccacaaatggaacattgtctattagatgcaatgttattgatttatgtcatcacttgttcacacctcctcatatggaagatacttttccttcttcatgtctcaagaaggctagaaatacaagaacacacacaaagaTTGTCTATTTCTCACGAGGAGTATCACACTTTTGTTTTGAGTTCAACATTTCCTGATGttcatatttcaaaatgtttgtttttgtcccTCCATCAGAGCCTGGCTGAGACCTTCAATAAGTAAGTGTCTTTCATTCATCTCAAAGTCCACCTGCCCTATGgtaatatgaataataatcacACTAGTCCAAAGTCTAGAGACGCCTTCTCATTGAGTTACGTGGCAAAGTGTCTCAATACTTTCATTTGTTCACAAATGATAACATAAGTTTGGAGACACTTTGTCCTGATGGtccgtctaatttgcataattggccatgacgcattagcataaacaaatatttacaaaataatttagTTTGATGTCACAAAGACCGAGAAGAGCGATGCTGATTTCATATCAGTCAGCAAGAAAAACCTCATGTAACATAAGCACATTTTACGACATACGATACTCAAGTCATCCACCAGGGGCACTGCTCTGTAGTCCATCCTACCACCTGTGTAGTAACGCAGTCAAAACAAGCCAGGTGACCGTGAAGGAAGTGATTTCACAGCGTCTTTTGGAGCACAGTTGTAGTGAAGGATTGTTTTGGTTAGGCCTTCCAGTAGTTTGCCTCTCAAATTAATCATCATTTCGCCTTGCAGAGCGGAAAGGTTCTCAGAGATGTTGTCTAGTTTGCGATTCAGTTCAAAATGTTTACAGTCTGAGAGCCCGCAGCTCTGCCCATTTGTGGCAGCCTTGGAGCACCATGAACGACTGCCAGCATCTTCAGAATGAGTGGAGACATCAGggccactagggatgatgtttgataagaaatgatcgagttcgagcccattatcgaatcctcttatcgaaccgatttcttatcgaatccagataggttgttgtacgtggaaaaaaaacacaatatttggtttaacaaaagctcacttttattttataagaaaaaactcaaataaaataaataaataaaaattgactaTTACCccccttaaaaaataaaataaataaatattgactgttgttacccgaagtatattaagtgggatttttcagaaaaacaaatatatacagtaacacgaaaacaacctgtctctgtgatcactataggtgtataaataataatatagtgttaaataaaatcagtcgtttgggcacaaaactgaaaataatacagctctccaaaaagtgcacttctcctgctattggaacataccaaCTACACACACAGTCAAACAGCTATCAAACAAtacaagacgtctaataaagttccaaagcagattaatccatttaggctctttattgttgttgatcttgctttgtcttttcctaactttacttttgtcttgcactggactgttttttttaactgaaatacacacaatgacaaatgtataagctgtgtgattcaattaacatactgaaatgtaatacacaatatgtaaatattagcttcacacaaatatacagtactatcatcaaacaaatacttctgagtgttgaaactatttcgatggtggaaatacacgactggcagccatttgaagtcctcaaaacatccattgaaacagtgcacaaaaatcgtttttcaataaacatcttactattaaatgtaactagagatggccgatattatcggccgataaatgcgttaaaatgtaatatcggaaattatcggtatcgttttttaaatttttattaaatcaacataaaaaacacaagatacacttacaatacacttacaattagtgcaccaacccaaaaaacctccctcccccatttatactcattcacacaaaagggttgtttcatattgtggttcctacattatatatcaatatatatcaatacagtctgcaagggatacagtctgtgcttcctacatgatatatcaatacagtctgcaagggatacagtccgtaagcacacatgattgtgcgtgctgctgctccactaatagtactaacctttaacacttcattttactcattttcattcattactagtttctatgtaactgtttttatattgttttactttcttttttattcaagaaaatgtttttaatttatttatcttattttattaattcttttaaaaagtaccttatcttcaccatacctggttgtccaaattaggcataataatgtgttaattccatgactgcatatatcggttgatatcggtatcagtaattaaagagttggacaatatcggatatcggcaaaaagccattatcggacatccctaaatgtaaccactttccaccttaatattgagttacataaacaagttaaacagtttacttacagacttatcttttccaaggcttgtaagagctgtctacttctcaattgtctcatgaactgaactgacgtcgccaacccggaagtgcccaaactaatgacgcgtagtattttcatatcgccacaaggtgtcagtaagagtctacaatcaaatgggcataacattgcccatttgggattcgttcccagggattcgaataaagaaccaactctttttctttactatagtggcctcgataacgggaaccggttctcaaaaagggatttgagtccatgtaatcggttcttttcttatcgaccACCCGGCCAAATCGGTttggaacatcatccctaagggcaacgcttactccaatcagcagatgttccTAATAGGCAGATGTCTTGGACTGAACATAGCGCCTGAAATTGTTGCCATCGTGTGTCCGGCTACAAACGTTCCGTTAAGAACCGCCAGGTTCACCCGAACCCGAGAGgccagttgatcaattccataGTTTACATgttggagagcagtgcaagaaGAGGCTCCAAAGgttaagacaaagaagcaagagaAGGGAAGTGTACGCCTCGGTTGAGAGCCAGCAAGAAAGAGAATGTAACTAGTAATAAGTGTCTCCAACATGTTGATGTCACATGATGTTTGCTGTAATGTTGTCTCTTGTTGGTCAGGGTGGTCCACAGCCAGCCCTTCCCTGATCTGGAGCCGGTCAACTGTTCGGAGTTCACGGACTTCTCAGGACCGTTCCAGCTCATCATGTGGAAGAAGATGATGCACGTGCTGCATACCAGTGAGTATGAGAACACTTCCCCTCCCTGTCCCTCATCTCTCCTCCCTGTCTCCTCTTCACTTTCTAAGAGCCTCTCTCTTGTACGGTTCTCTAAAATCTAAAACGTGGAACCAACCAACTGGTCTCTGAGGACCAGAACGGACAACTAGAGCAGACAAACCAATTGGAAGGGGTCCGCTCGCCCTAACAAACAATCCTTATTCACAATTGGGCTCCGTCTGCGAGGTCTCGCTGGGGGACTCCCCAGTGAGACCATGGCAGTGAAAGAGGCTCTGACATtacttcttcaatcaatcaatcaatcaatgtttatttatatagccctaaatcacaagtacagagcccacattagggcaaggaaaaactcacaacccagtgggacgttgatgtgaatgactatgagaaaccttggagaggaccgcatatgtgggtacccccccccccccccacccccaccccgtctaggggagaccggatgcagtggatgtcgagtgggtctagcataatattgtgaaagtccagtccatagtggatctaacataatagtgagagtccagtccatagtggatctaacataatagtgagagtccagtacatagtggatctaacataatagtgagagagtccagtccatagtggatctaacataatattgtgaaagtccagtccatagcggatctaacataatagtgagagtccagtccattctTCACATTCCACACCTAACTTAGCACCCTTCCCACCCTAAAAGGACCTTAGTTTGGGagtgttgcgtcagaccagtgttcctctcagggaataaaagacgCTGGTCAATCCCaggttctttcagatgacatatgttgagtaagaaggaccaccaagacagaaatgcaatattatcaagttttactaaagctttagaagACCAGCCCTCACAATGCTATAGCAGAAtcggtctgaaaatcaaacggaaTGAGTCagcttaaatgataaatgggttatacttgtatagcgcttttctacctacaaggtactcaaagcgctttgacactatttccacatgcacccattcacacacacattcacacaatgatggcgggagctgccatgcaaggccctaaccacaacccatcaggagcaagggtgaagtgtcttgctcaaggacacaacagacatgacaaggttggtagaaggtggggatcgaaccaggaaccctcaggttgctggcacagccactctcccaactgcggcaCGCCGTCCCCAGCTTATTTAGTATGAAAACagcccagaaagaaatacagccttaTTGTTCTAAACTGATAAGTTTAAAAAAAGGGAGTACAGTATACTCCCAATACACATTGAagcgccttcaaggtgaaacagagtttactagcggacataagatcAAGACCCAAAGTGTTCACattggaaaatattagctgctttaaacatgactatggactaaaaaagaacacttcagaatatctctggccatggatgaagtgctggctgtccagagtcgggacccggggtggaccgctcgcctgtgcatcggttggggacatctctgtgctgctgacccgtctccgctcgggatggtctcctgctggccccactatggactggactctcactattatgttagatccactatggactggactctcacactattatgttagatccactatggactggactctcacactattatgttagatccactatggactggactctcacactattatgttagatccactatggactggactctcacactattatgttagatccactatggactggactctcactattatgttagatccactatggactggacactcactattatgttagatccactatggactggactctcacactattatgttagatccactatggactggactctcacactattatgttagatccactatggactggactctcacactattatgttagatccactatggactggactctcactattatgttagatccactatggactggacactcactattatgttagatccactatggactggactctcacactattatgttagatccactatggactggactctcacactattatgttagatccactatggactggactctcactattatgttagatccactatggactggacactcactattatgttagatccactatggactggactctcactattatgttagatccactatggactggactctcactattatgttagatccactatggactggactctcacaatattatgttagatccactatggactggactctcacactattatgttagatccactatggactggactctcacactattatgttagatccactatggactggactctcactattatgttagatccactatggactggactttcactattatgttagatccactatggactggactttcacactattatgctagacccactatggactggactctcacactattatggtagatccactatggactggactctcacactattatgttagatccactatggactggactctcacactattatgttagatccactatggactggactttcacactattatgttagatccactatggactggactctcacactattatgctagatccactatggactggactttcacaatattatgctagacccactcgacgtccactgcatccggtctcccctagagggggtgggggggtcacccacatctgcggtcctctccaaggtttctcatagtcattcatattgacatcccactgggttgtgagtttttccttgcccttatgtgggatgttgttgtggcttgtgcagccatttgagacacttgtgatttagggctatataaataaacattgactgatgTCATTCTCACAGGAGGCTCTTGTCACCCCCCTCCCCCAAAGTCCAGCATTCTGCACCACTTCAGTCTTCCTAAGTTCTCCTCTGTCATCACCACCAATAACCCGTCTGTGCTTAGTGCCCCAGAACCTGACGCTGGACCCCAACACGGCGCACCCCAACCTGACCATCTCGGACTTTGACACCAAGGTGGAGGAGGCGCTGGTGCCCTACCATGATCCCGACCTGCCGGAGCGCTTCACACGCTTCTGCGGCGTGCTGGCCACGGCGCATTACTGCAGCGGGCAGCACTACTGGGAGGTGGACGTGCGCGACAAGGGCGTGTGGTACCTGGGCGTCACCACCGAGGACAGCAACAGGAAGGGCTTTGTGACGCTCACACCCTCCGCCGGCTACTGGAGCCTGTGCCTGCAGGACCGCCTCTACGCCAACGGCGAGGACGGCCGCATCCCGGTGGCCGACTACTGGAACTCGCCCCGCGTGGGCGTCTACCTGGACTACGACAACGGACGCCTGAGCTTCTACGACGCCGTCACCATGAAGAAACTGTTCTTGTTCAACACCTGCTTCGACCAGCCCGTCTCCCCCTTCTTCAGCCCGGGGAAGTACGACCCCAACAGCCGGCTGCAGATCTGCCATTACTACTAAGGTAAGAGCACCACCTGCACACAAACTTCTACAAGTTTCTCAGATTTCTTAGTCCAGTGCCAGTTCTTAGCTTGCGGTAGCTTCACCATAACTGACGAGAACAAGAGGGTCTCCCTACTCACCTGACCGCTCAAAGGGGTGTCAAGGAGACCCTTTAGAACAGGTGGATGACCACAGAGCTGTAAAGTCTGGTAGTGCGTGTTAGACTCCAGGGAGGACGACTACCAAAGGTGCTTGGGGTTCAGAAGATATcttttagaacagtggttcttaacctgggttcgatcgaaccccaggggtttggttagtcggcctcaggggttcggtggagcctccgccgcggagggcgagacacacccgactcatcgtgtaaataaaaacttctccctatgggcgtattatggatacagcaacagcagaagtcaggcaggtgtgtcatttgttgtgacttcatgcacgcttcattttgtgcactgcggaaaaaaaaacataactttgtcttgaatttgaaaaaagaagatatatatttgtcactaaagaagggttgggtgaatgcgcatataaaaactggtggggttcggtacctccaacaaggttaagaaccactgttttacaaCATATAGTAGTACCTCCTTTTACAAACttaaagaaccactgttttacaaCATATAGTAGTACCTCCTTTTACAAACttaaagaaccactgttttacaaCATATAGTAGTACCTCCTTTTACAAACttaaagaaccactgttttacaaCATATAGTAGTACCTCCTTTTACAAACttaaagaaccactgttttacaaCATATAGTAGTACCTCCttttacaaacttcattggtTCAGATGACACCCCCAATGGGCTTGAATTACGAACtgatgaagcataagaaacaatgtaaacatgaataattggttccagccccatctaaagtccatattttagtgtgGAAAATGCACACTGatttatacataccgtatttttcggagtataagtcgcacctgccgaaaatgcataataaagaaggaagaaaacatatttaagtcgcactggagcggccaaactgtgaaaaaatacggtacatatataaggttaaagtaccaatgattgtcacacacacacactaggtgtggcgaaattattctctgcatttgacccatcacccttgatcaccccctgggaggtgaggggagcagtgagcagcgcccgggaatcatttatggtgatttaacccccaattccaacccttgatgctgagtgccaagcagggaggtaatggctcccatttttatagtctttggtatgactcagccagggtttgaactcacaacctacccatctcagggcagacactctaaccatatatacacatatacgtgtgtgtgtgtatttatataaatacatacacatatgtatatatatatatatatatatatacacacaaacatatatttacatatatacacatacataagtgtatatatatttacatatatcaaTCTTTTAGTTAGGTAAACTAGTATTAAAACAAGGGCAAACTGAAGTGACAGTGTGCGTACTCAAAAGTCTTTTTGTTGCTGTCAAAAATGTTCAGCATATTGCCAGAATGTTTGTGGCATGCAAGAAGAGACCGGAGGCAAAGAGAGTGGGCTCTATGATAGTTTGTGGCATGCAAGAAGAGACCGGAGGCAAAGAGAGTGGGCTCTATGATAGTTTGTGGCATGCAAGAAGAGACCGGAGGCAAAGAGAGTGGGCTCCATGATAGTTTGTGGCATGCAAGAAGAGACCGGAGGCAAAGAGAGTGGGCTCCATGATAGTTTGTGGCATGCAAGAAGAGACCGGAGGCAAAGAGAGTGGGCTCCATGATAGTTTGTTCAAATCAAAGTTAGCAAAAAAaggggtttgtaaatggaggttgtactgtaaatgtagttaGACAGTCCTGGAATGTCTgacacacattagttatattgtGAGAGGTTTTCTACCAAATTAACTTGCCCCGCCCTGAAATCTTTGTCTACCAATCAGAAAGCAGTTTGCCTTATCAAGTTTGTTTTTCTCCTCTGGAACATTTCCTTGTTCTGATGtcctatttcttcttctttttgttccaCCCGGGACCAGCAGGGGCACCTTGGTCTGCACTTTTTACCTGGACAATCTTTGAACTTCTTACTCTTTTGTCAACCATTTTAATTTGACTGTTCACTTTGTCCATTTGAGCTTAATGTGAAGCTTTGTGTAACGTGAGCAGCTGTTGGTGCCATGCAGACTCTACACTTGTaaatatatgtttgttttatCAGGGAAGTCTCGCTACTTTACCAACGTgacatttaataaatatattttaaaaagatgTCAAAATGCTCctttatttagctaattttgcaacttgGTAAaagacacatgctaacgttagtgtgttgttaacatgctaacaacatACTAACAACATACTAACATTAGTATGTTGTTAACATACTAATACTAATGTTAACATTAGTGTTAACATACTaatactaatgttaacatgctaacgttggtatgttaacattagtatgtttttaacatgctaacattagtatgttaacattagtatgttaacatgttaacattagtatgttgttaacatgctaacattagtatgttgTTAAAATGCCAACGTTACTGTGTTGTTAACATACTAACtttttttgagctattttttacacttatagtcacataacttggtacggCACACAATACCCTttttaatgctaacattagcgtgctacctttttttttttaagctaatttctaGTTGTACACCTTAGCCATAGAACTTGGTAAGTAAc
This Entelurus aequoreus isolate RoL-2023_Sb linkage group LG05, RoL_Eaeq_v1.1, whole genome shotgun sequence DNA region includes the following protein-coding sequences:
- the LOC133650001 gene encoding zinc-binding protein A33-like translates to MTCYHNQVVSGVFIPARQHEEASPRLSCRLVKHNMAAASGDVLRQELTCVICLDYFKDAVILKCGHNFCHFCISMHWDENGGDYGYQCPQCRTVFNKRTFTKNYLVQNLVECLDAGQSPPKPQKADGKCEQHGKELKLYCQTDKSRICVVCRESRSHRHHQVSSVSEVVDNMKAELKRRLVELKWQKSECLQVLSADQRTKTDIKVKNQRLKDKIQSDVAVLVQFLLDERDSILDSLDADEVAAVATLEDNLKEAEAEAAAATQSIADILNHINTKTSFESLAETFNKVVHSQPFPDLEPVNCSEFTDFSGPFQLIMWKKMMHVLHTMPQNLTLDPNTAHPNLTISDFDTKVEEALVPYHDPDLPERFTRFCGVLATAHYCSGQHYWEVDVRDKGVWYLGVTTEDSNRKGFVTLTPSAGYWSLCLQDRLYANGEDGRIPVADYWNSPRVGVYLDYDNGRLSFYDAVTMKKLFLFNTCFDQPVSPFFSPGKYDPNSRLQICHYY